The genomic stretch TCGAGGCGGTCGCGAGGACCTTCTGGCCGTCTTCGGAAATCACGCTGGCATAGATGTGCGTGTTCGAGCGAAACACCGTCAGGCGCGCGACACGCAGTTCCGCAATGCGGACACGGGTCTGGCGGGAGCGGCGCAGGCGCTGTTCTTTCTTGGTCAACATCTCGCGGCTCCTTACTTCTTCTTGGTCTCTTTGATAGAGACCTTCTCGTCGGAATAGCGGATCCCCTTGCCCTTGTAGGGCTCGGGCGGACGGAAGGCACGCACTTCAGCGGCGATCTGGCCCACCACCTGACGGTCGGAACCCTTGATCAGGATTTCGGTTTGCGTCGGGGTTTCCACCTTGATACCTGCCGGCATTTCCTTCACCACCGGGTGAGAGTAGCCAACTTGCAGGTTCAGCTTCTGGCCTTGGGCTTGGGCGCGATAACCCACGCCCACCAAGTTCAGCTTCTTCTCGAAGCCCTTGGTGACACCGTTGACCATGTTCGCGACGAGCGCACGCATCGTGCCGGACATCGCATTGGCTGCCGCCGAGTCGTTCACCGGGGTGAACGTCAGCTTGCCGCCTTCATTCTTGACCGTGACCAGCTGGTTCGTTTGGCGCACCAGGGTGCCCAGCGAACCTTTGACGCTGATCTGTTCGGCCGTGATCGCCACATCCACGCCTTGCGGGACGGCGACCGGCATTTTTCCAACGCGGGACATTTCTTAGCCTCCCTCGATCAGGCGACGTAGCACAGCACTTCGCCGCCGATACCGGCTTGACGTGCTTTGCGGTCGGTCATCACACCCTTGGGCGTCGTCACGATCGCCACGCCGAGGCCATTCATGACCTGCGGAATGTCGTGGCGGCCCTTGTAGATACGCAAGCCGGGGCGGCTCACGCGCTCCAGGCGCTCGATCACCGGACGACCGGCGTAGTACTTCAGCGAAATCTCGAGTTGCGGCTTGGCTTCTTCACCACGCACCGCGAAACCGTCGATATAACCTTCGTCCTTCAGGACTTGGGCGATCGCCACTTTCAGCTTCGAAGCAGGCATCGAGACGCTGGCCTTCTCAACGGTCTGAGCGTTGCGAATGCGGGTCAGCATATCGGCGATAGGATCACTCATGCTCATAGGATTCTCCTGTCGGGCCGATTACCAGCTGGCCTTGACGACACCGGGGATGTCGCCTTCGAAAGCCAATTCGCGGATCTTGTTACGGGCGAGGCCGAACTTGCGGAACGTGCCGCGCGGACGACCGGTCAGGCCGCAACGGTTGCGCTGACGCGTCGGGTTGGCGTTGCGCGGGAGCTTCTGCAGCTCCAGACGGGCGAGATAACGCTCTTCGTCCGACTTCTTGGCGTCGTTGGCGATCGCCTTCAGTTCGGCATACTTCTTGGCGAACTTCGCGACCAGGTCGGCGCGCTTTTGCTCGCGCTGCTTCATCGAAACTTTAGCCACGAACCACCTCAGTTCTTGAACGGGAAACGGAATTCCGCGAGGAGCGCCTTGCACTCGTCATCGGTCTTCGCCGTCGTGGTGATGCTGATATTCAGGCCGCGCAGGGCGTCGACCTTGTCGTACTCGATCTCGGGGAAGATGATCTGTTCTTTGACGCCGACGTTGTAGTTGCCGCGACCATCGAACGAACGACCCGAAATACCGCGGAAGTCACGCACGCGGGGCAGCGCCACGGTCACGAAGCGGTCCAGGAATTCATACATCTGGACGCCACGCAGCGTGACCATGCAGCCGATGGGCACCCCGTCGCGGATCTTGAAGCCGGCGATTGCCTTGCGGGACTTGGTGACCACAGGCTTCTGGCCGGCGATCTTGGTGAGGTCGCCGACGGCGTTGTCCATCACCTTCTTGTCCGCCACCGCCTCGCTCACACCCATGTTGAGCGTGATCTTGGTGATACGCGGCACTTCCATCACCGACTTGTAGCCGAACTTCTGCACCAGGTTCGGCACCACTTTTTCGCGGTAAAACTCTTGCAAACGAGCCATCTCGAACCCCTTTAAGCCTTGATCTCTTCGCCGCTCGACTTGAAGACGCGAACCTTCTTGCCGTCTTCGAGGAGCTTGATGCCAACGCGATCGGCCTTGCCGGAAGCGGGGTTGAAGATGGCGATGTTCGACTGGTGGATGGGCATGGTCTTGTCGACGATGCCACCGGTCGTGCCCTTCATCGGGTTGGGGCGCACGTGCTTCTTGACGACGTTGACGCCTTCGACCACCAGATGGTCTTCATCGATGCGCGCGGACACGGTGCCGCGCTTGCCCTTGTCGCGACCGGTCAGAACGATGACCTGGTCGCCTTTACGAATTTTGTTCATGGCCTGTCCTCGCTCGCAGCTCAGAGAACTTCCGGAGCCAGCGACACGATCTTCATGAAGCGCTCGGTACGCAGTTCACGCGTCACCGGGCCGAAGATGCGGGTGCCGATCGGCTCCAGCTTGTTGTTCAGCAGCACCGCAGCGTTGCCGTCGAACTTGATCAGCGAACCATCTTGGCGGCGCACGCCCTTGGCCGTACGCACGACCACGGCACTGTAGACCTCGCCCTTCTTGACGCGGCCACGCGGCGCTGCTTCCTTGATGCTCACCTTGATGATGTCGCCGATACCGGCGTAACGACGCTTGGAACCACCGAGCACCTTGATACACATGACGGACTTCGCGCCAGTGTTGTCGGCGACGTCCAGTCGCGATTGCATTTGAATCATGTATGTCCCCAACTTTTCCCGCTGAGCCCCCTGTGCCCATCACAGGAAACAACGCGGTCAGTCTTGGGCCCGTTCAGACCGAGCGAGCCCGGCCACTGGGCGAAGCCGGCTCGTGTTGGAGGCTGTGCCACCCTGCACCACGAGTCAGCAGCGACTAGTTGCTGCTGGACCCATCAATGAGGAAATGGCCGCATCCACCCGGATTCCGGCGAAGCTGCGAATTATGAGGGATGGAAAACCCGATGTCAACACGCTGACATCGGGCAGCAGGAGTGCGCGGCCCAGGGTCGGCCGATCACCGCCTCAGGCGCGCAGTTGCCGGGCCTGCTCCAACAACTTGTCGGCACCGCTGACTTCGAACTTGCCCGGCGCCTCGACATTGAGCGACTTCACGACGCCGTCCACGACCAGCATCGAGTACCGCTGCGAGCGCACCCCCATGCCGCGGGCGGTGAGGTCGAGCGTCAGGCCGGTCGCCTTGGCGAATTCGCCGCTACCGTCGGCCATCATGCGCACCTTGCCGGAGGTCTTCTGGTCACGGCCCCAGGCGCCCATCACGAAGGCATCGTTGACCGACACGCACCAGATCTCGTCCACACCGGCCGCCTTGAAGGCGTCCGCCTGTTCGACATACCCCGGCACGTGCTGCGCCGAGCAGGTCGGCGTGAAGGCGCCGGGCAACGCGAAGATCGCGATGGTCTTGCCGGCGGTGGCCTGCTGGATGTCGAAGCTGTTGGGGCCGAGCGAGCAGCCGTCGCCTTCGACTTCGATGAACTCCTGCAGCGTGCCGGCGGGCAGCTTGTCTCCGACTTTCAACATGATGAACCTCTCCTCCTGGGTAGCAAAAAAAACCGACCGGAAATGAAAAACGGCCGGGCGCCAGTATGGCGCACGACCGCTTTCGGGGTGCGGCGTCCAGGGCTTGCCCCGGAGCGCCGACGGGTGTCAATCAGACGACGCGAGCTTTCTCGATCAGGCGCGTGACGACCCAAGACTTGGTCTTGGAGATCGGACGACCTTCGGCGATCTCGACCATGTCACCCATCTTGTACTCGCCCTTTTCGTCATGGGCATGGTACTTGCGGGAACGGGCCACGATCTTGCCGTACAGCTCGTGCTTCACGCGGTTTTCGACCAGGACCGTGACAGTCTTGGCGCGCTTGTCGCTCACCACGCGACCCACGAAGGTGCGGGTGTTCTTCTCGCCGGCTTGAGCGTCCGTCATTTGGCGGCTCCTTGTTTCTTCTTCTCGGCCAGGATGGTCTTGGCACGAGCGATGTCGCGGCGGGTCTTGCTCAGCTGGGAGTGGTTGCCCAGCTGCTGGGTCGCCTTTTGCATGCGCAGGCCGAAGTGGGCCTTGAGCAGGTCTTTGACTTCCTTCTCGAGACCTTCGACGTCCTTGTTGCGCAGTTCAGATGCTTTCATCACGTTCTCCGAATGCGTCGATCAGGTACCGATCTGGCGTGCGACGAAGATCGTGCGCAGCGGCAGCTTGGCGGACGCCAGTTGGAAGGCTTCACGAGCCAGCGCCTCGGGGACGCCGTTGATCTCGTAGAGCACCTTGCCCGGCTGGATCTCCGCTACGTAGTACTCGGGGTTGCCCTTGCCGTTACCCATACGGACTTCAGCCGGCTTCTGCGAAATCGGCTTGTCCGGGAAGATGCGGATCCAGATGCGGCCGCCACGCTTCACGTGACGGGAGATCGCACGACGGGCCGCTTCGATCTGGCGAGCGGTGAGACGACCACGTTCGGTGGCCTTCAGGCCGAAATCGCCAAACGACACACTGGCGCCGCGGGTGGCGATGCCGGTGTTACGGCCCTTCTGTTCCTTGCGGAACTTGCGACGAGCGGGTTGCAACATGTTTTATTCTCCTTACGCCTCGCCCGTGCCGGAGCCCGGGGTGGCGGCTTTGCGCACGCGCTTGACGGCGGGAGCGCCCTTCGCGGCGTCAGCGGTCGCCTCGGCAGGCTTGTCGCTGCCATCGGCCGGGGCTTCGTTGCGGCCTGCGCCAGCACGAGCACCAGGGCCACCACGCGGGGGACGACGATCGCCGGACGGGCGGTCGCCGCGGTCACCACGCGGGCCACGACGGTTGCGACGGTCGTCTTCGGGACGCTCGTCGGTCTTGGCAGCCGGCGCTTCGCCGCGGCCCAGACGGTCGCCCTTGTAGACCCACACCTTGACGCCGATGACGCCGTAGGTGGTCTTCGCTTCCGAGAAGCCGTAGTCGATGTCGGCACGCAGGGTGTGCAGGGGCACACGGCCTTCGCGATACCACTCGGTACGTGCGATTTCGATACCGTTCAGACGGCCGGCGGACATGATCTTGATGCCCTGGGCGCCGAGACGCATCGCGTTCTGCATCGCGCGCTTCATCGCGCGGCGGAACATGATGCGCTTTTCGAGCTGCTGGGTGATCGAGTCGGCGATCAGCTGGGCATCGATTTCGGGCTTGCGCACTTCTTCGATGTTCACTGCCACCGGCACGCCCAAGCGGCGCGTCAGTTCGGCCTTCAGGTTCTCGATGTCCTCGCCCTTCTTGCCGATCACCACACCCGGACGCGCCGAGTAGATGGTGATGCGGGCGTTCTTGGCCGGACGCTCGATCAGGATGCGCGACACCGCGGCATTCTTGAGGCGAGCCTTCAGGAACTCACGCACCTGCAGGTCTTCAGCCAGCATGGTGCTGAAGTTGCGGTTCGACGCGTACCAGCGCGACGCCCAGGCACGGGTGACGGGCAGCCGGAAGCCGGTCGGATGGATTTTCTGTCCCATAGTCTTCCTGTCTGCCTATCAGTTGCCGACGGTCACGAAGATGTGGCAGGTGGGCTTGCTGATGCGGTTGCCGCGGCCCTTGGCGCGTGCGGTGAAACGCTTCAGCGTGGCGCCTTGCTCCACATAGATCGTCTTGACCTTCAATTCGTCGATGTCGGCACCGTCGTTGTGCTCGGCATTGGCGATCGCGGACTCGAGCGCCTTCTTGATGATCACGGCAGCTTTTTTCTGCGTGAACTCCAGGATGTTGAGTGCCTGGTCCACCTTTTTGCCGCGGATCAGGTCTGCCACCAGTCGACCTTTGTCGACCGACAGACGCACGCCGCGAACGCTTGCACGGGTTTCCATGGCCACTCCTTAACGCTTTGCTTTCTTGTCCGCCGGGTGACCCTTGAACGTACGGGTCAGGGCGAACTCGCCGAGCTTGTGGCCGACCATCTGGTCGGTCACGTACACCGGCACGTGCTGCTTGCCGTTGTGCACGGCAATCGTCAGGCCGATGAACTCGGGCAGGATGGTGGAACGGCGCGACCAGGTCTTGATCGGCTTCTTGTCCTTGGTCTCGACCGCCTTCTCAACCTTGCCTTGCAGGTGATGGTCGACGAACGGACCCTTTTTGAGTGAACGAGCCATAACCTACCTCTTACTTCTTGCGACGCGACACGATCATGCTCTGCGTGCGCTTGTTGTTGCGGGTGCGGTAGCCCTTGGTGAGCGTGTTCCACGGAGACACCGGAGCACGCGCCTCGCCGGTGCGGCCTTCGCCACCACCGTGCGGGTGATCCACCGGGTTCATCGC from Caldimonas brevitalea encodes the following:
- the rplF gene encoding 50S ribosomal protein L6, with the translated sequence MSRVGKMPVAVPQGVDVAITAEQISVKGSLGTLVRQTNQLVTVKNEGGKLTFTPVNDSAAANAMSGTMRALVANMVNGVTKGFEKKLNLVGVGYRAQAQGQKLNLQVGYSHPVVKEMPAGIKVETPTQTEILIKGSDRQVVGQIAAEVRAFRPPEPYKGKGIRYSDEKVSIKETKKK
- the rpsH gene encoding 30S ribosomal protein S8, encoding MSMSDPIADMLTRIRNAQTVEKASVSMPASKLKVAIAQVLKDEGYIDGFAVRGEEAKPQLEISLKYYAGRPVIERLERVSRPGLRIYKGRHDIPQVMNGLGVAIVTTPKGVMTDRKARQAGIGGEVLCYVA
- the rpsN gene encoding uS14 family ribosomal protein, translating into MKQREQKRADLVAKFAKKYAELKAIANDAKKSDEERYLARLELQKLPRNANPTRQRNRCGLTGRPRGTFRKFGLARNKIRELAFEGDIPGVVKASW
- the rplE gene encoding 50S ribosomal protein L5 — protein: MARLQEFYREKVVPNLVQKFGYKSVMEVPRITKITLNMGVSEAVADKKVMDNAVGDLTKIAGQKPVVTKSRKAIAGFKIRDGVPIGCMVTLRGVQMYEFLDRFVTVALPRVRDFRGISGRSFDGRGNYNVGVKEQIIFPEIEYDKVDALRGLNISITTTAKTDDECKALLAEFRFPFKN
- the rplX gene encoding 50S ribosomal protein L24, whose protein sequence is MNKIRKGDQVIVLTGRDKGKRGTVSARIDEDHLVVEGVNVVKKHVRPNPMKGTTGGIVDKTMPIHQSNIAIFNPASGKADRVGIKLLEDGKKVRVFKSSGEEIKA
- the rplN gene encoding 50S ribosomal protein L14, coding for MIQMQSRLDVADNTGAKSVMCIKVLGGSKRRYAGIGDIIKVSIKEAAPRGRVKKGEVYSAVVVRTAKGVRRQDGSLIKFDGNAAVLLNNKLEPIGTRIFGPVTRELRTERFMKIVSLAPEVL
- a CDS encoding peroxiredoxin yields the protein MLKVGDKLPAGTLQEFIEVEGDGCSLGPNSFDIQQATAGKTIAIFALPGAFTPTCSAQHVPGYVEQADAFKAAGVDEIWCVSVNDAFVMGAWGRDQKTSGKVRMMADGSGEFAKATGLTLDLTARGMGVRSQRYSMLVVDGVVKSLNVEAPGKFEVSGADKLLEQARQLRA
- the rpsQ gene encoding 30S ribosomal protein S17, giving the protein MTDAQAGEKNTRTFVGRVVSDKRAKTVTVLVENRVKHELYGKIVARSRKYHAHDEKGEYKMGDMVEIAEGRPISKTKSWVVTRLIEKARVV
- the rpmC gene encoding 50S ribosomal protein L29, with translation MMKASELRNKDVEGLEKEVKDLLKAHFGLRMQKATQQLGNHSQLSKTRRDIARAKTILAEKKKQGAAK
- the rplP gene encoding 50S ribosomal protein L16 → MLQPARRKFRKEQKGRNTGIATRGASVSFGDFGLKATERGRLTARQIEAARRAISRHVKRGGRIWIRIFPDKPISQKPAEVRMGNGKGNPEYYVAEIQPGKVLYEINGVPEALAREAFQLASAKLPLRTIFVARQIGT
- the rpsC gene encoding 30S ribosomal protein S3, whose protein sequence is MGQKIHPTGFRLPVTRAWASRWYASNRNFSTMLAEDLQVREFLKARLKNAAVSRILIERPAKNARITIYSARPGVVIGKKGEDIENLKAELTRRLGVPVAVNIEEVRKPEIDAQLIADSITQQLEKRIMFRRAMKRAMQNAMRLGAQGIKIMSAGRLNGIEIARTEWYREGRVPLHTLRADIDYGFSEAKTTYGVIGVKVWVYKGDRLGRGEAPAAKTDERPEDDRRNRRGPRGDRGDRPSGDRRPPRGGPGARAGAGRNEAPADGSDKPAEATADAAKGAPAVKRVRKAATPGSGTGEA
- the rplV gene encoding 50S ribosomal protein L22, which translates into the protein METRASVRGVRLSVDKGRLVADLIRGKKVDQALNILEFTQKKAAVIIKKALESAIANAEHNDGADIDELKVKTIYVEQGATLKRFTARAKGRGNRISKPTCHIFVTVGN
- the rpsS gene encoding 30S ribosomal protein S19, whose translation is MARSLKKGPFVDHHLQGKVEKAVETKDKKPIKTWSRRSTILPEFIGLTIAVHNGKQHVPVYVTDQMVGHKLGEFALTRTFKGHPADKKAKR